A section of the Clostridium felsineum DSM 794 genome encodes:
- the nifD gene encoding nitrogenase molybdenum-iron protein alpha chain, with protein sequence MNNIPEKVFEKYTEKTLKNRKQHMVIKTKDNINPVIQANVRTIPGIITNRGCCYAGCKGVVMGPIKDIVHITHGPIGCSYYTWGVRRNKAKAEAGGQNFIEYVFSTDMQERDIVFGGEGKLRKAIEEAVEIFHPKAIGIYATCPVGLIGDDINAIAKEATEKYGIQVIAFNCEGYKGVSQSAGHHIANNNILDTVIGTGNWEHKKYSVNILGEYNIGGDAWEIERILEKIGYNVVGRLSGDGSYERVKNADTADLNLVQCHRSINYIAEMMQTKYGIPWIKTNFIGVTSTIETLRDMAKVFDDPYIYKKTEEVIAEELSNIEGEMAYFKEKLEGKTACLFVGGSRAHHYQMLLKDYGVKTILAGYEFGHRDDYEGREVIPTIKVDADSKNIPELHVKKDPKKYRIIIPEDRYEVLKQEIPLENYEGMFKDMDEGAIAIDDLNHHETEEFIKLMKPDIFFSGVKDKYVIQRMGVLSKQLHSYDYTGPYAGFKGAVIFGKELVAGAFTPAWGYVVPPWKKENISEKVVGGEE encoded by the coding sequence ATGAATAATATACCTGAAAAAGTTTTTGAAAAATATACAGAGAAAACTTTAAAAAATAGAAAACAACACATGGTTATAAAAACCAAAGATAATATAAACCCAGTTATACAGGCAAATGTAAGAACAATACCTGGAATAATAACAAACAGAGGTTGCTGCTATGCAGGTTGTAAGGGTGTTGTAATGGGACCTATAAAGGATATAGTGCATATCACTCATGGGCCAATAGGTTGTTCTTATTATACATGGGGAGTTAGAAGAAATAAAGCAAAAGCAGAAGCTGGTGGTCAGAATTTTATTGAGTATGTTTTCTCAACGGATATGCAAGAAAGAGATATAGTTTTTGGAGGAGAAGGGAAGTTAAGAAAAGCAATAGAAGAGGCAGTTGAAATTTTTCATCCGAAAGCTATAGGAATTTATGCTACATGTCCTGTTGGATTAATTGGTGATGATATAAATGCTATTGCAAAAGAGGCAACTGAAAAATATGGAATACAAGTAATTGCTTTTAACTGTGAGGGCTATAAGGGAGTAAGTCAATCAGCAGGACATCATATAGCAAATAATAATATTCTTGATACGGTTATTGGAACAGGTAATTGGGAGCATAAGAAGTATTCTGTAAATATATTAGGTGAATATAATATAGGCGGAGATGCTTGGGAAATAGAAAGAATACTTGAAAAAATAGGCTATAACGTTGTGGGAAGGCTTAGTGGAGATGGCTCTTATGAAAGAGTTAAGAATGCAGACACAGCAGATTTAAATTTAGTTCAGTGTCATAGATCAATTAACTATATTGCAGAAATGATGCAAACAAAATATGGCATACCTTGGATAAAGACAAATTTTATAGGGGTAACCTCAACTATAGAAACTCTTAGAGATATGGCAAAGGTTTTTGATGATCCATATATTTATAAAAAGACTGAAGAAGTTATAGCAGAGGAGCTTTCTAATATTGAAGGTGAAATGGCTTATTTCAAGGAAAAGTTAGAAGGAAAAACTGCATGTTTATTTGTTGGAGGTTCAAGAGCACATCATTATCAAATGCTTCTTAAAGATTATGGTGTAAAGACTATACTTGCAGGTTATGAATTTGGTCACAGAGATGATTATGAGGGAAGAGAAGTAATACCTACTATTAAGGTTGATGCAGATAGCAAAAATATACCCGAACTTCATGTTAAAAAAGACCCTAAAAAATATCGTATCATTATTCCAGAGGATAGATATGAAGTATTAAAACAAGAAATTCCACTGGAGAATTACGAAGGAATGTTTAAGGATATGGATGAAGGAGCTATAGCAATAGATGATTTAAATCACCATGAAACAGAGGAGTTCATAAAATTGATGAAACCAGATATTTTCTTTTCTGGTGTAAAGGATAAATATGTAATACAAAGAATGGGAGTTCTTTCAAAACAACTACATTCTTATGATTATACAGGTCCTTATGCTGGATTTAAGGGAGCTGTTATATTTGGAAAGGAATTAGTTGCAGGTGCATTTACGCCAGCATGGGGTTATGTGGTGCCGCCTTGGAAAAAAGAGAATATAAGTGAAAAAGTAGTTGGAGGTGAGGAGTAA
- the nifH gene encoding nitrogenase iron protein codes for MRQVAIYGKGGIGKSTTTQNLTAGLAEMGKKIMVVGCDPKADSTRLLLGGLAQKTVLDTLREEGEDVDLSTILKTGFKNIKCVESGGPEPGVGCAGRGIITSINMLEQLGAYEDDMDYVFYDVLGDVVCGGFAMPIREGKAKEIYIVASGEMMAMYAANNISKGISKFANTGGVRLGGIICNSRKVQNEKELLEAFAKELGTQLIYFVPRSHDVQKAEINKQTVIQFNPEVEQADEYRALAKAIDENDMFVVPKPMAQEKLEAILMEHGLME; via the coding sequence ATGAGACAAGTTGCTATTTACGGAAAAGGTGGAATTGGTAAATCAACAACTACTCAAAATTTAACAGCTGGACTTGCAGAAATGGGTAAAAAAATAATGGTAGTAGGGTGTGATCCTAAAGCTGATTCAACAAGACTTCTTTTAGGGGGCCTAGCGCAGAAAACAGTTTTAGATACTTTAAGAGAGGAAGGAGAAGATGTGGATTTATCTACAATATTAAAAACTGGTTTTAAAAATATTAAGTGTGTTGAATCAGGTGGTCCAGAACCAGGTGTGGGTTGTGCAGGTAGAGGTATTATAACATCCATAAATATGCTTGAGCAGTTGGGAGCGTATGAAGATGACATGGATTATGTGTTTTACGATGTTTTAGGTGATGTTGTTTGTGGAGGCTTTGCAATGCCTATTCGTGAAGGTAAGGCAAAAGAAATTTATATTGTTGCTAGTGGTGAGATGATGGCAATGTATGCAGCAAATAATATATCAAAAGGTATAAGTAAATTTGCAAATACTGGAGGAGTAAGATTAGGTGGTATTATATGTAATAGTAGAAAAGTCCAAAATGAGAAGGAGCTTTTAGAAGCATTTGCGAAGGAACTTGGAACTCAACTAATTTATTTTGTGCCACGTAGTCATGATGTTCAAAAAGCAGAAATAAACAAGCAAACTGTTATACAATTTAATCCAGAAGTTGAACAGGCAGATGAATATAGGGCATTAGCTAAAGCCATAGATGAAAATGATATGTTTGTAGTTCCAAAACCAATGGCTCAAGAAAAGCTAGAAGCAATACTTATGGAACACGGCTTAATGGAATAA
- a CDS encoding substrate-binding domain-containing protein — translation MENKTLTPLDVAKLLRISKNTVYELIKRGDLNCYRVGKKIRIDSKDVDLYKHKCKSNPKINNYQSSSTILENTNETFLHLNEKVPDGGFIICGQDILLDILSRYLQVHSSGTNALRAYVGSYSGLLGLYFGKIQVATAHLWDGDSGDYNTPYVRRLIPGIHTVIINLAFRIMGFYVAKGNPKNIIGWEDFKRDDITMVNREKGCGTRILLDEHLRLLNIDKNKIKGYSRESLSHLAIASIISRNGADVGIGNEKTGLQVDNIDFIPIQKERYDLVIRKDDLNNPPIKAIIEILQSENFKSELMGIGGYDLSQTGTTITEL, via the coding sequence TTGGAAAATAAAACTTTAACTCCTCTAGATGTAGCAAAACTTCTTAGGATATCCAAAAATACAGTTTATGAATTGATAAAACGAGGAGATTTAAATTGTTACAGAGTTGGTAAAAAGATTCGTATAGATTCAAAAGATGTGGATTTGTATAAACATAAATGTAAAAGCAACCCCAAAATTAATAATTATCAATCCTCATCCACCATTTTAGAAAATACAAATGAAACCTTTTTACACTTAAATGAAAAAGTACCTGATGGTGGCTTTATTATTTGCGGTCAAGATATACTATTAGATATATTGTCTAGATATCTTCAAGTTCATTCCTCTGGTACTAATGCTCTTCGTGCATATGTTGGGAGTTACAGCGGGCTTCTTGGTTTATATTTTGGAAAAATACAAGTGGCAACTGCTCATCTATGGGATGGCGACTCTGGAGATTACAATACTCCTTACGTTAGAAGACTAATTCCTGGAATTCATACTGTAATAATAAATTTAGCCTTTAGGATAATGGGGTTTTATGTAGCAAAAGGAAACCCTAAAAATATTATTGGCTGGGAAGATTTTAAACGGGATGATATTACTATGGTAAATAGAGAAAAAGGATGTGGGACACGAATACTTCTTGATGAACATTTACGTCTTCTAAATATTGATAAAAATAAAATTAAAGGCTATTCAAGAGAAAGCCTCTCTCATTTGGCTATAGCTAGTATAATCTCAAGAAATGGTGCTGATGTAGGAATAGGAAATGAAAAAACAGGACTTCAAGTAGATAATATTGATTTTATACCAATTCAAAAAGAAAGATATGACTTAGTTATAAGAAAGGACGATCTAAATAATCCTCCTATTAAAGCAATAATAGAAATACTACAATCTGAAAACTTTAAATCAGAACTTATGGGAATAGGAGGTTATGACTTAAGTCAAACTGGAACTACCATAACTGAACTTTAA
- a CDS encoding TSUP family transporter: protein MIDFIIYTIIGIVAGILSGLFGIGGGIVIIPALVTFAGFSQIKAQGTSLIAMLPPVGILAFMQYYKKGNTSIYAGIVICVAMVIAARFGGQLANVLPTSVLKKAFGVFIIIVGIKTVLGK from the coding sequence ATGATTGATTTTATAATTTATACTATAATTGGCATTGTAGCAGGAATTTTAAGCGGATTGTTTGGTATAGGTGGAGGAATAGTTATAATTCCGGCGCTAGTAACTTTTGCAGGATTTTCTCAAATAAAAGCACAAGGGACATCACTTATAGCAATGCTTCCGCCAGTTGGTATTCTTGCGTTTATGCAGTATTATAAAAAGGGAAATACAAGTATTTATGCGGGAATAGTTATTTGTGTAGCTATGGTTATAGCAGCTAGATTTGGGGGACAACTTGCCAATGTACTTCCTACCAGTGTATTAAAGAAGGCTTTTGGAGTATTCATTATTATAGTAGGAATAAAAACGGTTTTAGGAAAATAA
- a CDS encoding ABC transporter ATP-binding protein, with amino-acid sequence MANIIELKNVSKTYGRSIKTTVLHNVSLSFEEHSFNSIIGASGSGKSTILNIMGTLDKPSEGEVYIKGNRIDTMKKNSLAELRNKTIGFIFQFHYLLPEFTVLENVLMPYRIGKGKLNDKIIKRAEELLYLVGIDKVKNNMATNLSGGQQQRTAIARALLNNPDIVLADEPTGNLDSKSTESVYELLRDINKEYSTTFVIITHDNRIAEKTDRIINITDGKVDGDFTAEAYKKSNFVV; translated from the coding sequence ATGGCTAATATTATAGAACTTAAAAATGTGAGTAAAACTTATGGAAGGAGTATAAAAACAACGGTTCTTCATAATGTAAGTTTATCCTTTGAGGAACATTCCTTTAATTCAATAATAGGTGCTTCTGGAAGCGGTAAAAGCACTATATTGAATATTATGGGTACGCTAGATAAGCCTTCAGAAGGAGAAGTATACATCAAAGGAAATAGAATAGATACTATGAAAAAAAATAGTTTAGCAGAGCTTAGAAACAAAACAATAGGTTTCATATTTCAATTCCATTATCTTCTTCCTGAGTTTACGGTACTTGAAAATGTTTTGATGCCATATCGTATTGGAAAAGGAAAACTTAATGACAAAATAATTAAAAGAGCAGAGGAATTACTATATTTAGTTGGTATAGATAAGGTTAAAAATAATATGGCGACTAATTTGTCAGGAGGACAACAGCAAAGAACTGCAATTGCAAGAGCCCTTTTAAATAATCCAGATATTGTGCTTGCAGACGAACCTACAGGAAATTTAGATTCAAAATCAACTGAAAGTGTTTACGAACTTTTAAGAGATATAAATAAAGAGTATAGCACAACTTTTGTAATCATAACTCACGATAACAGAATAGCAGAAAAAACTGATCGGATTATAAATATAACTGATGGAAAAGTAGACGGAGATTTTACGGCTGAAGCCTATAAAAAATCAAATTTTGTAGTATAA
- a CDS encoding ABC transporter permease: protein MLELKIASRFLKSSKGQTILIILGIAIGVSVQVFIGTLIQGLQKNLINTTIGSSSQITVTSNSSDGLIDASKDKIKVIENSNDNIKNVSPSADFSGFMEYNDKNYPILLRGLDLKRADKIYKIKDNLKSGREPKNENEVIIGTDLKKESKLNIGDEITILTPKGKSKKVKVTGTYDLKSSNINNKWIITTMKTAQDIFDSKDKITGIEMQVKDVFSADIISKDVKKSLKEYDLKISNWKEANASLLSGLSGQSASSIMIQVFVLVSVILGITSVLAITVMQKSKQLGILKAMGIKDGKARNIFLYQGLILGLFGAVIGVALGIGLTYSFTKFAVNSDGTPLVPLYLDYKFIGASVLIAIVSACVASVVPARKSSKLDPIEVIKNG from the coding sequence ATGCTAGAACTAAAAATAGCCTCAAGATTTTTGAAATCCAGCAAAGGGCAGACCATTTTAATTATACTTGGAATTGCAATTGGAGTATCCGTTCAAGTTTTTATAGGGACTCTTATACAGGGGCTACAAAAGAATTTAATAAATACAACTATTGGAAGCTCTTCACAAATAACAGTAACTTCAAATAGTAGTGACGGATTAATTGATGCTTCGAAGGACAAAATTAAAGTCATAGAGAATTCTAATGATAATATTAAGAATGTTTCTCCAAGTGCGGATTTTTCAGGATTTATGGAGTATAATGATAAAAATTATCCTATTTTACTTAGAGGACTTGACTTAAAAAGGGCTGACAAAATTTATAAAATAAAAGATAACTTAAAATCTGGACGTGAGCCTAAAAATGAAAATGAAGTTATAATAGGTACGGATTTAAAAAAGGAGTCAAAATTGAATATTGGAGATGAAATTACAATTTTAACTCCAAAGGGAAAGTCAAAAAAAGTTAAAGTTACAGGAACTTATGATTTAAAGTCTTCAAATATAAATAATAAGTGGATTATTACAACAATGAAAACTGCTCAGGATATTTTTGATAGTAAAGACAAAATTACAGGCATAGAAATGCAGGTAAAGGATGTATTTAGTGCAGATATTATCTCAAAGGATGTAAAAAAATCATTGAAGGAATATGATTTAAAGATATCAAATTGGAAAGAAGCAAATGCATCGTTATTAAGTGGATTAAGTGGCCAAAGTGCTTCTAGTATAATGATTCAGGTTTTTGTACTTGTTTCTGTTATATTAGGTATAACTAGTGTGCTTGCTATAACAGTTATGCAGAAATCAAAACAGCTTGGAATACTTAAAGCAATGGGAATAAAAGATGGAAAAGCAAGAAATATATTCTTATATCAAGGGCTTATTTTGGGGCTTTTTGGAGCTGTAATTGGAGTTGCTTTAGGAATTGGCTTAACATATTCTTTTACTAAATTTGCAGTTAATTCAGATGGTACACCTCTTGTTCCACTATATTTAGATTATAAGTTTATAGGTGCATCTGTATTGATAGCAATAGTGTCAGCTTGTGTAGCATCAGTTGTACCAGCTAGAAAATCTTCTAAATTAGATCCAATTGAGGTGATAAAAAATGGCTAA